Proteins from one Bacteroides mediterraneensis genomic window:
- a CDS encoding 2-amino-4-hydroxy-6-hydroxymethyldihydropteridine diphosphokinase yields the protein MPETDVSHTCLLCMGSNLDARLHLKNAEESLQRLFPGIEWGEIVETQPERMSNPQPFLNRAARFHTSLAMTEVRNLLKEIEQTNGRTPQSKEEGRIPLDIDLLTYDQQVLKPLDLKKEYVRRAFLHASFTYPSRV from the coding sequence ATGCCCGAAACTGATGTATCTCATACCTGCCTGCTCTGCATGGGCTCCAACCTGGACGCCCGGCTTCACCTGAAGAATGCGGAAGAGTCGCTGCAACGGCTTTTCCCGGGAATTGAATGGGGGGAAATCGTGGAGACACAACCGGAAAGGATGAGCAACCCGCAACCGTTTCTGAACCGGGCGGCCCGTTTTCATACCTCACTGGCCATGACGGAGGTACGGAACTTACTGAAAGAAATCGAACAGACCAACGGCCGGACTCCCCAAAGCAAGGAGGAAGGACGCATCCCCCTCGACATCGACTTGCTGACCTACGACCAGCAGGTGCTCAAACCCTTGGACTTGAAAAAAGAATACGTACGCCGGGCCTTCCTTCACGCCAGCTTCACATATCCCAGCCGGGTATAG
- a CDS encoding tagaturonate reductase — protein MKALNKETAHKTVRPERIIQFGEGNFLRAFVDWIIYNMNEKADFNSSVVVVQPIEKGMIDKLNAQDCLYHVNLQGLEKGESVNSLTMIDVISRALNPYHQFQDFLRLAEQPEMRFVISNTTEAGIAFDPSCKLDDAPASSYPGKLTQLLYHRYQTFQGDMSKGLIIFPCELIFLNGHKLKETIYQYIELWNLGDGFKNWFEKACGVYATLVDRIVPGFPRKDIDAIKEKLQYDDNMVVQAEIFHLWVIEAPKEVAAEFPADKAGLNVLFVPSEAPYHERKVTLLNGPHTVLSPVAYLSGINIVRDACQHPVVGKFIHKVMFDELMETLNLPKEELEKFARDVLERFNNPFVDHQVTSIMLNSFPKYQTRDLPGLKTYLQRKGKLPEGLVLGLAAIITYYKGGVRADGAEIVPNDAPEIMDLLKQLWATGDTAKIAEGVLGATSIWGEDLNLIPGLKEAVKKDLDSIQEKGMLETVKAIL, from the coding sequence ATGAAAGCATTGAACAAAGAGACCGCCCATAAGACGGTCCGTCCGGAAAGAATCATCCAGTTTGGTGAAGGGAATTTCCTCCGTGCATTTGTGGACTGGATTATTTACAACATGAACGAAAAGGCCGACTTCAACAGCAGCGTGGTAGTGGTACAGCCCATCGAAAAGGGAATGATTGACAAGCTGAACGCTCAGGATTGCCTGTACCATGTCAACCTGCAGGGACTGGAAAAAGGAGAGTCTGTGAACAGCCTGACGATGATTGACGTCATCAGCCGTGCCCTGAATCCTTACCACCAGTTCCAGGATTTCCTGAGACTGGCCGAACAACCCGAGATGCGTTTCGTGATTTCCAATACGACGGAAGCGGGCATTGCCTTCGACCCTTCCTGCAAGCTGGACGATGCGCCGGCTTCATCCTATCCCGGAAAACTGACACAGCTTTTGTATCATCGCTATCAGACCTTCCAGGGCGATATGTCGAAAGGGCTGATTATCTTCCCGTGTGAACTGATTTTCCTGAACGGGCACAAGCTGAAGGAAACCATCTACCAGTACATCGAACTTTGGAATCTTGGCGACGGCTTCAAAAACTGGTTTGAAAAGGCTTGCGGTGTATATGCCACGCTGGTCGACCGTATCGTACCGGGATTCCCGCGCAAGGACATCGATGCCATCAAGGAAAAGTTGCAATATGACGACAACATGGTGGTACAGGCCGAAATCTTCCATTTGTGGGTCATCGAGGCACCGAAGGAAGTTGCCGCCGAATTCCCTGCCGACAAGGCCGGACTGAACGTGCTGTTCGTACCGTCGGAAGCACCGTACCATGAACGGAAGGTGACCTTGCTGAACGGTCCGCATACCGTACTCTCTCCAGTGGCATACCTTTCCGGCATCAATATTGTGCGCGATGCCTGCCAGCATCCGGTGGTCGGCAAGTTCATCCATAAGGTGATGTTCGACGAATTGATGGAAACTTTGAACCTGCCGAAAGAGGAGCTGGAGAAATTTGCACGAGACGTGCTGGAACGCTTTAACAATCCGTTTGTAGACCATCAGGTGACTTCCATCATGCTGAATTCCTTCCCGAAATACCAGACACGTGACCTGCCCGGACTGAAAACGTACTTGCAGCGTAAGGGCAAACTGCCCGAAGGACTGGTACTGGGACTGGCTGCCATCATCACTTACTATAAAGGAGGTGTACGTGCCGATGGGGCTGAAATTGTCCCCAACGACGCACCGGAAATCATGGATTTGCTGAAACAGCTGTGGGCTACGGGCGATACGGCCAAGATTGCGGAAGGTGTACTGGGGGCCACTTCTATCTGGGGCGAAGACCTGAACCTGATTCCGGGGCTGAAGGAAGCCGTGAAGAAAGACCTTGACAGCATTCAGGAGAAAGGCATGCTGGAAACGGTGAAGGCCATTCTTTGA
- the uxaC gene encoding glucuronate isomerase, with the protein MKKFMDENFLLQTETAQELYHNHAAKMPIIDYHCHLSPKMVADDYQFKSITEIWLGGDHYKWRAMRSNGVAERYCTGDASDWEKFEKWAETVPYTLRNPLYHWTHLELKTAFGIDKILNPSTAREIFDECNAKLATPEYSARNLMRRYHVETVCTTDDPVDSLEYHIATRESGFEIKMLPTWRPDKAMAVEVPADFRVYVEKLSEVSGVSISSFDDMVEALRKRHAFFAAQGCKLSDHGIEEFYAEDYTDAEIRTIFNKVYGGTPLTHEEILKFKSAMLVVFGEMDWETGWTQQYHYGAIRNNNTKMFKLIGPDTGFDSIGEFNTAKSMSKFLDRLNTEGKLTKTILYNLNPCANEVIATMLGNFQDGTIPGKIQFGSGWWFLDQKDGMEKQMNALSLLGLLSRFVGMLTDSRSFLSYPRHEYFRRTLCNLLGKDVENGEIPVSEMPRVQQMVEDISYYNAKNFFQF; encoded by the coding sequence ATGAAGAAATTTATGGATGAAAACTTCCTGTTGCAGACTGAAACCGCGCAGGAACTATATCACAACCATGCGGCTAAGATGCCTATCATCGACTACCACTGTCACCTGAGTCCGAAAATGGTGGCCGACGATTACCAGTTCAAGTCTATCACCGAAATCTGGCTGGGAGGTGACCACTATAAATGGCGTGCCATGCGAAGCAACGGTGTGGCTGAACGTTATTGCACCGGCGATGCCTCCGACTGGGAAAAGTTCGAAAAATGGGCAGAGACCGTTCCCTACACGCTCCGTAACCCATTGTACCACTGGACGCACCTGGAACTGAAAACAGCTTTTGGCATCGACAAGATTCTGAATCCGTCTACCGCCCGCGAAATCTTTGACGAATGCAATGCCAAACTGGCTACTCCGGAATATTCCGCCCGCAACCTGATGCGCCGTTACCATGTGGAAACGGTATGTACTACCGACGACCCGGTGGATTCACTGGAATACCACATCGCTACCCGTGAAAGCGGCTTTGAAATCAAGATGCTGCCCACTTGGCGTCCGGACAAGGCCATGGCTGTGGAAGTACCTGCCGATTTCCGTGTCTACGTGGAAAAACTGAGCGAAGTGAGCGGCGTCAGCATCTCCAGCTTCGATGACATGGTAGAGGCCCTGCGCAAGCGTCATGCCTTCTTCGCCGCACAAGGCTGCAAGCTGTCCGACCACGGTATCGAAGAGTTCTACGCGGAAGACTATACGGATGCCGAAATCCGCACCATCTTTAACAAGGTATATGGTGGTACCCCGCTGACCCACGAAGAAATCCTGAAGTTCAAGTCGGCCATGCTGGTGGTATTCGGTGAGATGGACTGGGAAACCGGCTGGACACAACAGTACCACTACGGAGCCATCCGCAACAACAACACAAAGATGTTCAAGCTGATTGGTCCCGACACAGGTTTCGACTCCATCGGCGAATTCAACACTGCCAAGTCCATGTCGAAATTCCTCGACCGCCTGAACACGGAAGGCAAACTTACCAAGACCATCCTCTACAACCTGAACCCTTGTGCCAACGAAGTGATTGCCACCATGCTGGGCAACTTCCAGGACGGCACGATACCGGGCAAGATTCAGTTCGGTTCGGGCTGGTGGTTCCTCGATCAGAAAGACGGCATGGAGAAACAGATGAACGCACTTTCCCTGCTGGGGCTGTTGAGCCGCTTTGTGGGCATGCTCACCGACTCCCGTTCATTCCTCTCCTATCCGCGTCATGAATATTTCCGCCGTACACTCTGCAACCTGCTGGGCAAGGACGTGGAAAACGGTGAAATTCCGGTCAGCGAAATGCCGCGCGTACAGCAGATGGTGGAAGACATCAGCTACTACAACGCCAAGAACTTCTTCCAGTTCTGA
- a CDS encoding MBL fold metallo-hydrolase, producing MKVQFMSLASGSSGNCYYLATDHTAILIDAGIGIRTIKKVFKDRMLNLEGIQGVLVTHDHADHIKAVGHLGERHGLPVYTTHEIHEGMRHSYCMTERLSPERMHFIRKEESFTLGDFHITCFEVPHDGTDNVGYCITAGDKTFSFLTDIGHITPTAARYIQQSNYLIMEANYDDTMLKMGPYPQHLKERIAGSNGHMSNHEMADYLSKHFPKGLKYLWLCHLSKDNNHPELAFKTVELAFRQENILVGKDVEVIPLRRTSPSEMYVFE from the coding sequence ATGAAAGTACAGTTCATGAGTCTGGCAAGCGGAAGCAGCGGCAATTGCTACTACCTGGCTACCGACCACACCGCCATATTGATTGATGCCGGCATTGGCATCCGCACCATCAAAAAAGTGTTCAAAGACCGTATGCTAAACCTGGAAGGCATACAAGGCGTACTCGTCACCCACGACCATGCCGACCACATCAAAGCGGTCGGCCACCTGGGAGAACGGCACGGACTTCCGGTCTACACTACCCACGAAATACATGAGGGCATGCGCCACAGCTACTGCATGACCGAACGGCTGAGTCCGGAACGCATGCATTTCATCCGGAAAGAAGAAAGCTTCACACTGGGCGATTTCCACATCACCTGCTTCGAGGTGCCCCACGACGGTACCGACAATGTGGGCTACTGCATCACGGCCGGCGACAAGACCTTCTCTTTCCTGACCGACATCGGACACATCACCCCCACGGCGGCACGCTACATCCAGCAGAGCAACTACCTGATTATGGAAGCCAATTACGACGACACCATGCTGAAGATGGGGCCTTACCCCCAGCACCTGAAGGAACGCATTGCCGGATCCAACGGACACATGAGCAACCACGAAATGGCCGACTACCTGAGCAAGCATTTCCCCAAAGGACTGAAATACCTGTGGCTCTGCCACCTGAGCAAGGACAACAATCATCCGGAGCTGGCCTTCAAGACCGTAGAGCTGGCCTTCCGTCAGGAAAATATTCTGGTAGGCAAAGACGTGGAAGTCATCCCGTTGAGACGTACCAGCCCTTCCGAGATGTATGTCTTTGAATAG
- a CDS encoding DUF4293 domain-containing protein — translation MIQRIQTVYLLIVAILMVVMMSASVGSFYTDKNICEMTNLSYMLPDGNVNYTPWALFAVLTVVAVVALVTIFLYRKRMLQIRLTIFNTIVLVGYYLVLTYFVVNPDKAFDDYSFMPSWTVCLPLVSIILNWLAIRAIGKDEMLVKAYERLR, via the coding sequence ATGATACAGAGAATACAGACAGTTTATTTGCTGATAGTAGCCATCCTGATGGTGGTGATGATGTCTGCTTCCGTAGGAAGTTTCTATACAGACAAGAATATTTGTGAAATGACAAACCTTTCCTACATGCTTCCGGACGGCAATGTGAACTATACGCCGTGGGCGTTGTTCGCCGTGCTGACGGTGGTGGCCGTAGTGGCGCTGGTGACGATTTTCTTGTACCGGAAGCGGATGCTGCAAATCCGTCTCACGATTTTCAACACCATCGTATTGGTGGGGTATTATCTGGTGCTGACTTATTTTGTGGTGAATCCGGACAAGGCTTTCGATGACTACAGTTTCATGCCTTCGTGGACGGTCTGCCTGCCGCTGGTGAGCATCATTCTGAACTGGCTGGCCATCCGTGCCATCGGCAAGGACGAGATGCTGGTAAAGGCTTACGAAAGACTGCGCTGA
- a CDS encoding DNA-directed RNA polymerase subunit omega has product MDYKKTNAPTTTVTRNLMELCEDTGNIYETVAIIGKRANQIAAEMKNDLSKKLQEFASYNDNLEEVFENREQIEISRYYEKLPKPTLIATQEYIEGKVYYRNPAKEKEKLQ; this is encoded by the coding sequence ATGGATTACAAAAAGACAAACGCTCCTACAACTACCGTTACTCGTAATTTGATGGAACTCTGTGAGGACACAGGCAATATCTATGAAACAGTAGCTATCATCGGCAAACGTGCCAACCAGATTGCTGCAGAGATGAAGAATGACCTCTCCAAGAAATTACAGGAGTTTGCTTCTTACAACGATAATCTGGAAGAGGTGTTTGAAAACAGAGAGCAGATTGAAATCTCTCGCTATTACGAAAAACTCCCGAAACCGACATTGATTGCCACGCAGGAGTACATCGAAGGAAAGGTTTACTATAGAAACCCTGCAAAGGAAAAAGAAAAATTGCAGTAA
- a CDS encoding outer membrane protein assembly factor BamD, which produces MKKYIAMALLSAGILSSCGEYNKVLKSTDYEYKYEAAKSYFAKGQNSRAATILEELIPILKGTSNGEESLYMLAMTYYNQGDYVTASHYFNTYYTTYPRGTYTELARFFSGKALYLDTPEPRLDQSSTYKAIQELQMFLEYFPTSDRKELAQNMIFELQDKLVEKEYLSAKLYYDLGSYSGNAVYSSTGNNYLAAIVTAQNVLKEYPYTKMREDLSILILRAKYHMAKESVLEKREDRMRETVDEYYAFKNEFPESKYMKEVETIYADVSKYVSTDEDE; this is translated from the coding sequence ATGAAGAAATACATTGCAATGGCCCTCCTTTCTGCCGGAATCTTATCTTCCTGCGGAGAGTATAATAAGGTGCTGAAAAGCACTGACTACGAATACAAATACGAAGCGGCAAAGAGTTATTTTGCCAAGGGACAGAATTCGCGTGCGGCTACCATTCTGGAAGAGCTGATTCCTATCCTGAAAGGTACGTCCAACGGAGAAGAGTCTTTGTATATGCTTGCGATGACTTATTATAATCAGGGGGACTATGTGACGGCTTCACATTATTTTAATACTTACTACACGACTTATCCGCGCGGTACTTATACGGAACTGGCGCGTTTCTTCAGCGGAAAGGCGCTGTATCTTGACACGCCGGAACCTCGTCTGGACCAGAGCAGCACTTACAAGGCTATTCAGGAATTGCAGATGTTTCTGGAGTACTTCCCGACGAGCGACCGGAAGGAACTGGCTCAGAATATGATTTTTGAATTGCAGGATAAGCTGGTAGAGAAGGAATATCTTTCTGCGAAACTGTATTACGATTTGGGTTCTTATTCCGGAAATGCGGTGTACAGCAGTACGGGTAACAACTATCTGGCGGCTATTGTGACGGCGCAGAACGTGTTGAAGGAATATCCTTACACAAAGATGCGGGAAGACCTTTCTATCCTGATTCTCCGTGCCAAATATCACATGGCCAAGGAGAGTGTGCTCGAAAAACGGGAAGACCGTATGCGCGAGACTGTGGACGAATATTATGCGTTCAAGAATGAATTTCCGGAAAGTAAATATATGAAGGAGGTGGAGACTATTTATGCCGATGTCAGCAAGTATGTTTCCACGGATGAAGATGAATAA
- the uvrB gene encoding excinuclease ABC subunit UvrB, with protein MNFELISDYQPTGDQPEAIAQLTEGVKQHVPAQTLLGVTGSGKTFTIANVIKNVNKPTLILSHNKTLAAQLYGEFKNFFPHNAVEYYVSYYDYYQPEAYIPSTDTYIEKDLAINEEIDKLRLAATSALLSGRKDVIVVSSVSCIYGMGNPADFYNNVIDIKKGKLLDRNVFLRRLVDSLYVRNDIELNRGNFRVKGDTVDISLAYTDSVLRVMFWDDEIDGIEEIDPISGHRLGTFDEYKIYPANLFMTTKESTLRAIHQIEDDLTKQVAHFEEIGKPYEAKRLYERVTYDMEMLRELGHCSGIENYSRYFDGREPGTRPYCLLDFFPEDFLIVIDESHVSVPQIRAMYGGDRARKTNLVEYGFRLPAAMDNRPLTFEEFQQMAKQVIYVSATPAEYELQQSEGIVVEQVIRPTGLLDPVIEVRPSLNQIDDLMEEIQQRIEKEERVLVTTLTKRMAEELTEYLLNNGIRCAYIHSDVDTLERIKIMDDLRQGIYDVLVGVNLLREGLDLPEVSLVAILDADKEGFLRSHRSLTQTAGRAARNVNGKVIMYADHITDSMRQTIDETNRRREKQLAYNEAHGITPKQITRSRNNALLDIERSSSATESKPKAPKAYTETEAQLHAAADPVVQYMTKDQLQKSIDRTRKLMQEAAKKLDFIEAAQYRDELLRMEELLKEKS; from the coding sequence ATGAATTTCGAACTGATATCCGACTACCAGCCCACCGGCGACCAGCCGGAAGCCATCGCCCAGCTGACCGAAGGCGTCAAACAGCACGTGCCTGCACAGACTCTGCTGGGAGTCACCGGGTCTGGAAAGACCTTCACCATTGCGAATGTCATCAAGAACGTCAACAAACCGACCCTGATTCTGAGCCACAACAAGACGCTGGCGGCACAGCTCTACGGCGAGTTCAAGAACTTCTTCCCGCACAATGCCGTGGAATATTACGTGTCTTATTACGATTATTACCAGCCGGAGGCATACATCCCTTCGACCGACACCTATATAGAAAAGGATCTGGCCATCAACGAGGAAATCGACAAGCTGCGGCTGGCGGCCACTTCTGCCCTGCTTTCGGGACGGAAGGATGTCATTGTGGTGTCGTCCGTGTCGTGCATCTACGGTATGGGAAACCCGGCAGATTTCTACAACAACGTCATTGACATCAAGAAGGGGAAACTGTTGGACCGCAACGTGTTCCTGCGCCGGCTGGTGGACAGTCTGTACGTGCGCAACGACATCGAACTGAACCGCGGAAACTTCCGGGTGAAGGGGGATACGGTGGACATCTCACTGGCCTATACCGACAGTGTACTCCGGGTGATGTTCTGGGACGACGAGATAGACGGCATCGAGGAGATAGACCCCATTTCGGGCCATCGCCTCGGCACGTTCGACGAATACAAGATTTATCCGGCCAACCTCTTCATGACGACCAAGGAGAGCACGCTCCGGGCCATCCACCAGATTGAAGATGACCTGACAAAACAGGTGGCCCACTTTGAGGAAATAGGAAAACCCTACGAAGCCAAGCGCCTGTATGAACGGGTGACGTACGACATGGAGATGCTGCGCGAACTGGGACATTGCTCGGGCATCGAGAACTACTCACGCTACTTTGACGGACGCGAACCGGGCACCCGCCCTTACTGCCTGCTCGACTTCTTTCCGGAGGATTTCCTGATTGTCATCGACGAAAGCCACGTCAGCGTGCCACAGATACGGGCCATGTATGGCGGCGACCGGGCCCGCAAGACGAACCTGGTGGAATACGGATTCCGTCTGCCGGCAGCCATGGACAACCGTCCGCTTACGTTCGAGGAATTCCAGCAGATGGCCAAGCAGGTGATTTATGTGAGTGCGACCCCGGCAGAGTACGAACTGCAACAGAGTGAGGGCATCGTGGTGGAACAGGTAATCCGTCCCACCGGACTGCTGGACCCGGTCATCGAGGTACGCCCCAGCCTGAACCAGATAGACGACCTGATGGAGGAAATACAGCAGCGCATCGAAAAGGAGGAACGTGTGCTGGTCACCACCCTGACCAAGCGCATGGCAGAGGAACTGACGGAATACCTGCTCAACAACGGCATCCGCTGTGCCTATATCCACAGCGACGTGGACACGCTGGAGCGCATCAAAATCATGGACGACCTGCGGCAGGGTATCTACGACGTGCTGGTAGGTGTGAACCTGCTGCGTGAGGGACTCGACCTGCCGGAAGTGTCGCTGGTGGCCATTCTGGATGCCGACAAGGAAGGTTTCCTGCGGTCGCACCGCTCGCTCACCCAGACGGCCGGACGTGCCGCCCGCAACGTGAACGGAAAAGTCATCATGTATGCCGACCATATCACGGACAGCATGCGGCAGACCATCGACGAGACCAACCGCCGGCGGGAAAAACAGCTGGCCTACAACGAGGCCCACGGCATCACGCCGAAACAGATTACGCGCTCGCGCAACAACGCCCTGCTCGATATCGAACGGTCTTCTTCCGCGACAGAAAGCAAGCCGAAGGCTCCCAAGGCTTATACCGAAACGGAGGCCCAGCTGCATGCAGCAGCCGACCCCGTGGTACAGTATATGACGAAAGACCAGTTGCAGAAAAGCATCGACCGCACCCGCAAGCTCATGCAGGAAGCGGCCAAGAAACTGGACTTCATCGAAGCGGCACAATACCGCGACGAGTTGCTCCGCATGGAGGAACTTTTGAAAGAAAAATCCTGA
- a CDS encoding sodium:alanine symporter family protein, whose amino-acid sequence MEQITKIVQEISSFLWGWPMIILLLGTHLYLTIRLRFPQLHILKALRLSVSKDREAGGDVSQFGALATSLAATIGTGNIIGVATAVALGGPGAVFWCWLTGVFGMSTKYAEGLLAVKYRVKNKSGEMIGGPMYALERGLGMKWLGILFCIFTALAAFGIGNTVQANSISLLLHESYGVSTHLTGVVMSVLTALVVIGGVKSIAKVCMGLVPLMALLYVAGCIYILIVNHAYLGASVRLILESAFSARAAGSGFVGTTVMMAARYGIARGLFSNESGLGSAPIVAAAAQTRNPVRQALVSSTGTFWDTVIICALTGLVLVSSILAYPDIDYTSDAALTKMAFAKIPYIGTPILSFGIVTFAFSTILGWTYYSQKAMEYLGGRKIMLAYRLVWIVMVYVGSVVNLSLVWNFADVANALMAIPNLISLLLLSGVIVSETRKYLWNDRLNDYHEE is encoded by the coding sequence ATGGAACAGATTACGAAGATTGTACAGGAAATCAGTTCGTTCTTATGGGGATGGCCCATGATTATCCTGCTTTTGGGTACGCATCTTTACCTGACCATCCGGTTGCGTTTCCCGCAGTTGCACATTCTCAAAGCCCTGCGGCTTTCCGTCAGCAAGGACCGGGAAGCCGGCGGCGACGTCAGCCAGTTCGGGGCACTGGCCACTTCACTGGCGGCCACCATCGGTACGGGTAATATCATCGGAGTGGCCACTGCCGTGGCGCTGGGCGGACCAGGCGCCGTGTTCTGGTGCTGGCTCACAGGTGTTTTCGGGATGTCCACAAAATATGCCGAAGGATTGCTGGCTGTGAAATACCGGGTCAAAAACAAATCGGGCGAAATGATTGGCGGACCGATGTACGCGTTGGAACGCGGACTGGGCATGAAATGGCTGGGCATCCTGTTCTGTATCTTCACCGCATTGGCTGCTTTCGGTATCGGCAACACGGTGCAGGCCAATTCCATTTCCTTGCTACTCCATGAATCCTACGGAGTATCTACTCACCTGACGGGAGTAGTAATGAGCGTCCTGACTGCGCTTGTGGTGATTGGTGGCGTAAAAAGTATCGCCAAAGTGTGCATGGGACTTGTTCCGCTCATGGCCCTCCTCTATGTGGCAGGCTGCATTTATATTCTGATAGTGAACCACGCATATCTGGGTGCTTCCGTCCGGCTCATTCTGGAATCGGCTTTCTCGGCCCGCGCGGCAGGAAGCGGTTTCGTGGGCACCACGGTGATGATGGCAGCCCGCTACGGCATTGCACGGGGACTTTTTTCCAATGAATCGGGACTGGGCTCTGCTCCTATCGTGGCTGCTGCCGCCCAGACACGCAACCCGGTGCGCCAAGCGCTGGTTTCTTCCACGGGTACCTTCTGGGATACGGTAATCATCTGCGCCCTGACCGGACTGGTGCTGGTAAGCAGCATCCTGGCCTATCCGGACATCGACTACACAAGCGACGCAGCCCTGACCAAGATGGCCTTCGCGAAAATTCCCTATATCGGTACCCCCATCCTGTCATTCGGCATCGTGACTTTCGCTTTCAGCACCATTCTGGGCTGGACGTACTACTCGCAAAAGGCGATGGAATACTTGGGAGGGCGGAAAATTATGCTGGCCTACCGGCTGGTGTGGATTGTAATGGTGTATGTAGGTTCCGTAGTCAATCTGTCCCTCGTGTGGAACTTTGCGGATGTAGCCAATGCCCTCATGGCCATCCCAAACCTCATCTCCCTGCTTCTGCTCTCGGGTGTTATCGTCAGCGAAACCCGGAAATATCTCTGGAACGACCGCTTGAATGACTATCACGAGGAATGA
- a CDS encoding AraC family transcriptional regulator: MSKILKVKNVNDYSSYLGCPGPHPWVCVIDYAEVSPIRHSLNNYSVYGLFLRDDANVELDYGCGRYDYHKGTLLCVAPGQVGGKEDNGERVEITGWALLFHPDLLHGFSLEKHIKDYSFFDYRVNEALHMTAEEHDILVSLMRQMREELGKKPDELQNAILVGYIELALNFCQRFYNRQFITRKIENSDILVRFDRLLHSYFEDKLQLRLGLPTVQYCADKLCMSPNYFGDVIKKTTGDTASNHIRRFVVRLAKNGLAAGETVSQVAERLGFEYSQHFSRMFKKQEGVTPSEYCQRLRS; this comes from the coding sequence ATGAGCAAGATATTGAAAGTAAAGAATGTAAACGATTACAGCAGTTACCTCGGGTGCCCCGGACCTCATCCGTGGGTCTGCGTGATAGACTATGCGGAGGTGTCGCCCATACGCCACAGCCTGAACAACTACAGCGTGTACGGGCTTTTCCTGCGTGACGATGCCAACGTGGAACTGGATTACGGTTGTGGCAGGTATGATTATCATAAAGGTACGTTGCTCTGCGTGGCCCCCGGACAGGTGGGAGGTAAGGAAGACAATGGGGAGAGGGTGGAGATTACCGGTTGGGCGCTTCTTTTTCATCCCGACCTGTTGCACGGCTTTTCGTTGGAGAAGCACATCAAAGATTATTCTTTCTTTGATTATCGTGTCAATGAAGCCTTGCATATGACTGCCGAGGAGCATGACATCCTTGTTTCCCTGATGCGGCAAATGCGTGAAGAACTCGGAAAGAAGCCAGATGAACTTCAAAACGCCATCCTCGTAGGTTACATTGAACTGGCACTCAACTTCTGCCAACGTTTCTACAATCGCCAGTTTATCACTCGAAAGATTGAAAATTCCGATATTCTCGTGCGTTTCGACCGGCTGCTGCACAGCTATTTTGAGGATAAACTCCAACTGCGCTTAGGGCTGCCCACCGTACAGTATTGCGCGGACAAGCTTTGCATGTCGCCCAATTACTTCGGCGATGTCATCAAAAAGACTACTGGTGACACGGCGAGCAACCATATCCGTCGGTTTGTTGTCCGGCTTGCCAAAAACGGGCTTGCTGCCGGAGAAACCGTATCCCAGGTGGCGGAGCGCCTTGGTTTCGAATATTCCCAGCATTTCAGCCGTATGTTCAAAAAGCAGGAGGGTGTCACTCCGTCGGAATACTGTCAGAGGCTGCGGTCCTGA